One Rhodoferax ferrireducens T118 DNA segment encodes these proteins:
- a CDS encoding putative bifunctional diguanylate cyclase/phosphodiesterase, protein MTENLINFQLILTTISDGIVVVDQRGVVLYANESAERLFERGELVGKDLAVPIHSGETRQDINLIRPSGIGWAELRSAPITWDKQPAFVICVRDITERKTSDLGLHLADTVFDSTREGLMVTDSAQRIVRINPAFSEITGYSAADVLDQTPALLRSGRHDSAFYAAMWDSINVSGHWQGEVWNRRKNSEIYPQLISIDVIRDHTGRVCNYVAVLTDLSKLRSSQLELDFLAHHDPLTRLPNRLLLLSRLQHGIELAQRDGTHLALLMLDLDRFKDINDSFGHLVGDELLQLVATRLVKQVRTIDTVGRFGGDEFSVLMEDVAGAEQAARVANDIIRVLSEPYGLSSGVEVRIGASVGISIYPDNGLTPELMLQQADSALYQAKIEGRGRFAYFSESLTQAARARIDIEVRLRRAITQGELRVYYQPQVDIPSGRIVGAEALVRWQCPIEGLVPPARFITIAEATGLIGEIDDWVLRETCQQGQRWRAAGLPTLTLAVNLSAYQFLQGDISQTVAQVLRDTGYPAAFLELELTESALMQREAQAIQMLDRLKALGVRLAIDDFGTGYSSLAYLKLFPLDVLKIDKRFIDDIPAHRDDMEIVTAIIAMAHSLRLKVLAEGVENKEQLAYLQTQGCDQFQGYLTSRPVPAAEFEKLFLSGR, encoded by the coding sequence ATGACAGAAAATCTGATCAATTTTCAATTGATTCTCACCACCATCAGCGATGGCATCGTGGTGGTGGATCAGCGTGGCGTGGTGCTTTATGCCAATGAAAGCGCCGAGCGCCTGTTCGAGCGTGGCGAGCTGGTGGGTAAAGATCTGGCCGTGCCGATCCACTCCGGCGAAACCCGTCAAGACATCAACCTGATTCGCCCCAGCGGCATTGGCTGGGCCGAGTTGCGCTCGGCCCCCATCACCTGGGACAAACAACCGGCTTTCGTGATTTGTGTGCGCGACATCACCGAGCGCAAGACGTCGGACCTTGGATTGCATCTGGCCGACACGGTGTTTGACAGCACCCGCGAAGGGCTGATGGTGACCGATAGCGCGCAGCGCATCGTGCGCATCAACCCCGCGTTCTCCGAGATCACCGGGTACAGCGCGGCTGACGTTCTTGACCAAACGCCGGCGCTGCTGCGCTCGGGTCGGCATGACAGCGCGTTTTACGCGGCGATGTGGGACAGCATCAACGTCAGCGGGCATTGGCAGGGTGAAGTCTGGAATCGCCGCAAAAACAGCGAGATTTATCCGCAATTGATCAGCATCGACGTGATCAGGGACCACACCGGCAGGGTCTGCAATTACGTGGCGGTGTTGACCGACCTGTCCAAACTGCGCAGTTCGCAGCTGGAGCTCGATTTCCTGGCCCACCACGACCCCTTGACACGCTTGCCGAACCGCTTGTTGCTGCTGTCACGGTTGCAGCACGGCATTGAGCTGGCGCAGCGGGACGGCACGCATCTGGCGCTGCTGATGCTTGATCTGGATCGTTTCAAGGACATCAACGACAGTTTTGGTCATCTGGTGGGTGATGAGTTATTGCAGCTGGTGGCCACCCGGCTGGTCAAGCAGGTGCGCACCATCGACACGGTCGGCCGCTTTGGTGGCGACGAATTTTCCGTGTTGATGGAAGACGTGGCCGGGGCCGAACAGGCGGCGCGGGTGGCCAATGACATCATCCGTGTCTTGAGCGAGCCCTATGGCTTGTCCAGCGGCGTTGAAGTGCGCATTGGGGCGAGTGTGGGCATCAGTATTTATCCGGACAACGGCCTCACGCCCGAGTTGATGCTGCAACAGGCCGACAGCGCGTTGTACCAGGCCAAAATCGAAGGGCGCGGCCGGTTTGCGTATTTTTCCGAGAGCCTGACCCAAGCCGCGCGTGCGCGCATCGACATTGAAGTGCGTTTGCGCCGCGCCATCACGCAGGGCGAGCTGCGCGTGTATTACCAGCCGCAAGTGGACATCCCCAGCGGGCGCATCGTCGGTGCCGAAGCCTTGGTGCGCTGGCAGTGCCCGATCGAAGGCCTGGTACCGCCGGCGCGCTTCATCACCATCGCAGAGGCGACCGGTTTGATCGGCGAAATCGATGACTGGGTGTTGCGAGAAACCTGTCAGCAAGGTCAGCGCTGGCGCGCGGCGGGCCTGCCCACGCTCACCCTGGCGGTCAATCTCTCGGCCTACCAGTTTTTGCAGGGTGACATCAGCCAGACCGTGGCCCAGGTGCTGCGTGATACCGGATATCCGGCGGCGTTTTTGGAACTGGAGTTGACCGAAAGCGCCCTGATGCAGCGTGAAGCCCAGGCCATCCAGATGCTCGACCGGCTCAAAGCTCTCGGTGTGCGCCTGGCGATTGACGACTTTGGCACCGGCTACTCGTCACTGGCTTATCTCAAGCTGTTTCCCCTGGATGTGCTGAAAATCGACAAGCGCTTTATTGACGATATTCCGGCGCACCGCGACGACATGGAAATTGTCACGGCCATCATTGCCATGGCGCACAGCTTGCGCCTGAAAGTGCTGGCCGAGGGGGTGGAAAACAAAGAGCAGCTGGCCTATTTGCAAACCCAGGGCTGCGACCAGTTCCAGGGTTATCTGACCAGCCGCCCCGTGCCCGCCGCAGAATTTGAGAAATTATTCCTGAGCGGGCGCTAA
- a CDS encoding response regulator: protein MTQTILVIDDDAAVRGSFQLVLGEIGCVVRVAEDGLQGIAMAREERPDLIFLDLKMPGIDGVETMRRLLAMDPTFNIYIVTAFSQEYLDDLKQAQAEGMTFQLANKPLSSTQIRHIARSVRSLSNVSKDNHRISLTLYVVSVNPEIQKVVDQLSNVLAATYRAGFWVLNVVEVLGMPEKALEKDVFATPMLVREVPEPVLKLLGDLSRMHSVLSAITAENGHGAGTVVL, encoded by the coding sequence ATGACACAAACTATCCTGGTAATTGACGATGACGCGGCCGTGCGCGGCTCGTTCCAGCTGGTGCTCGGCGAGATCGGCTGCGTGGTGCGCGTGGCCGAAGACGGCCTGCAAGGCATCGCCATGGCCAGAGAAGAACGCCCGGATTTGATCTTTCTGGACCTGAAAATGCCCGGGATTGATGGGGTTGAGACCATGCGCCGTCTGCTGGCCATGGACCCCACATTCAACATCTACATCGTCACCGCCTTCTCGCAGGAGTATCTTGACGATTTAAAGCAGGCACAAGCCGAAGGCATGACCTTTCAGTTGGCCAACAAGCCGCTGTCATCCACCCAGATACGGCACATTGCACGCTCGGTGCGCAGCCTCAGCAATGTGAGCAAAGACAACCACAGGATCTCGCTGACCCTGTATGTGGTGTCGGTCAACCCCGAGATTCAAAAAGTCGTCGATCAGCTCAGCAACGTGTTGGCCGCCACGTACCGGGCGGGCTTTTGGGTGCTCAACGTGGTCGAGGTGCTGGGCATGCCCGAGAAGGCCCTGGAAAAAGATGTTTTCGCCACCCCGATGCTGGTGCGCGAAGTGCCGGAGCCGGTGCTCAAACTGCTGGGCGATCTGTCGCGCATGCATTCGGTGCTGTCGGCCATCACGGCCGAAAACGGGCACGGCGCGGGCACCGTCGTCTTGTAA
- a CDS encoding sensor histidine kinase: MGKIILEKTGLSPLGVVIRLVLVVIAAEVFIHLGMNVVLESVPGSKASDSLWAVVAVMALILIKVPALYLLVFLPLQDQQTALAQHNNDQQRALVLLRQEDALRLERARQELENREHMIQIERLSALGTMVGGVAHEINNPLMGVMNYVEHARDKATDASSKEVLNKALHEIDRIKKIVSNMLIFVRPDAGQQERCDLPPTVNKTVDLLQSELTKNAVQVRIDLPPDLPPIQCSAGSLQQVLVNLLLNARDAMAGQTQQRITISARLEGGQVILFVCDNGPGIPEEIREKIFDPFFTTKPVGKGTGLGLSVSRHLMQEVGGSISTDNLPESGCCFRLTFNPK, from the coding sequence ATGGGCAAAATTATTCTCGAAAAGACCGGTCTGAGCCCGCTTGGCGTGGTCATCCGGCTGGTGCTGGTGGTCATCGCGGCTGAGGTGTTCATCCATCTGGGCATGAACGTTGTCTTGGAGTCGGTGCCGGGCAGCAAGGCAAGCGATTCCTTGTGGGCGGTGGTCGCCGTCATGGCTTTGATTCTGATCAAAGTCCCCGCTCTGTACCTGTTGGTGTTTCTTCCCTTGCAGGATCAACAAACCGCGCTGGCGCAGCACAACAACGACCAGCAGCGGGCCCTGGTCCTGTTGCGCCAGGAAGATGCACTGCGACTGGAGCGGGCACGCCAGGAGCTGGAAAATCGCGAGCACATGATCCAGATCGAAAGGCTGTCGGCCCTGGGCACCATGGTGGGTGGTGTGGCCCATGAGATCAACAATCCCTTGATGGGTGTCATGAATTACGTTGAACACGCCAGAGACAAAGCGACCGACGCCAGTTCGAAAGAGGTGCTGAACAAGGCGCTGCACGAAATTGACCGGATCAAGAAGATCGTATCCAACATGCTGATCTTCGTTCGGCCTGACGCAGGCCAGCAAGAGCGCTGTGACCTGCCGCCAACGGTTAACAAGACCGTTGACTTGCTCCAAAGTGAGCTGACCAAAAATGCCGTGCAGGTTCGGATCGATTTGCCGCCAGACCTGCCGCCCATCCAATGCAGCGCGGGCAGCCTGCAACAAGTGTTGGTGAATTTGCTGCTCAACGCCCGCGATGCGATGGCCGGACAGACCCAGCAGCGCATCACCATCAGCGCCCGGCTTGAAGGTGGCCAGGTCATTCTGTTCGTCTGTGACAACGGGCCCGGCATCCCGGAGGAAATTCGCGAAAAAATCTTTGACCCCTTCTTTACCACCAAGCCGGTTGGCAAAGGCACGGGTCTGGGTCTGTCGGTATCCAGGCATCTGATGCAGGAGGTGGGCGGGAGCATCAGTACCGACAACTTGCCGGAGTCAGGCTGCTGTTTCCGGCTAACATTCAACCCAAAATAA
- a CDS encoding M14 family metallopeptidase, with amino-acid sequence MTPLHISTQFDAGAIEVLSLADPQDIQLNIRRDNASDFAQWFHFSLQGAAGVALSVRFLNAGQSAYPKGWAGYRAVASYDRQRWFRIDTQFDGQVLSFDFTPETQCIYFAYFEPYSYERHLDLIASVARCGHVTQERLGGTLDGRDMTLLRITDATAATSLAQKKKVWLIARQHPGEAMAEWFIEGFLQRLLDPADPVARVLLDKCVFHVVPNMNPDGAVRGNLRTNAAGANLNREWAAPSLEKSPEVFLVRQKMQQVGVDLCLDAHGDEALPYNFVAGCEGNPGYTPRLEALENSFKAAWLATCPDFQTAQGYGQTPLGQANPTLATNWVGQNFDCLALTIEMPFKDNANLPDVRVGWNGERSKKLGASVLLPLLAVVDQLR; translated from the coding sequence ATGACTCCACTTCACATTTCAACGCAGTTTGACGCCGGCGCCATCGAGGTGCTGAGTCTGGCCGACCCGCAAGATATTCAACTCAATATCCGCCGCGACAACGCCAGTGACTTTGCGCAGTGGTTTCATTTTTCATTGCAGGGCGCAGCCGGGGTGGCTTTGAGCGTGCGTTTTCTCAACGCCGGTCAATCGGCCTATCCCAAGGGCTGGGCGGGCTACCGCGCGGTGGCCAGTTATGACCGCCAGCGCTGGTTTCGCATCGACACGCAATTTGACGGGCAGGTCCTGTCATTTGACTTCACGCCCGAGACGCAATGTATTTATTTTGCTTACTTTGAACCCTATTCCTATGAGCGTCATCTGGATTTGATCGCCTCGGTGGCGCGCTGTGGGCACGTCACGCAAGAACGACTGGGCGGCACGCTGGACGGTCGCGACATGACGCTGCTGCGCATCACCGACGCCACCGCTGCAACGTCGCTGGCGCAAAAAAAGAAAGTCTGGCTGATTGCGCGCCAGCATCCCGGTGAAGCCATGGCCGAGTGGTTTATCGAGGGCTTTCTGCAGCGTTTGCTCGACCCTGCTGATCCGGTGGCGCGCGTGCTGCTCGACAAGTGTGTCTTTCACGTGGTGCCGAACATGAACCCCGATGGCGCCGTGCGTGGCAATTTGCGCACCAATGCGGCGGGCGCCAACCTGAACCGTGAGTGGGCAGCGCCCAGTCTGGAAAAGTCGCCTGAAGTGTTTCTGGTGCGCCAGAAGATGCAACAGGTGGGCGTCGATCTGTGTCTGGATGCCCATGGTGACGAGGCTTTGCCTTACAACTTTGTGGCCGGCTGCGAAGGCAACCCTGGTTACACGCCCCGACTTGAAGCCCTGGAAAACAGCTTCAAAGCGGCGTGGCTCGCCACCTGCCCCGATTTCCAGACCGCGCAAGGCTACGGCCAAACGCCGCTCGGGCAGGCCAACCCGACACTGGCGACGAACTGGGTCGGGCAGAACTTTGATTGCCTGGCTCTCACCATCGAGATGCCGTTCAAGGACAACGCCAATCTGCCCGATGTGCGGGTCGGCTGGAATGGCGAACGCTCCAAAAAGCTGGGCGCCAGCGTGCTGCTGCCGCTGCTGGCTGTGGTCGATCAATTGCGCTGA
- a CDS encoding anaerobic C4-dicarboxylate transporter, whose translation MDILLQVAVILICLFYGARKGGVALGLLGGIGIVIMTFVFGLKPGKPPVDVMLTIIAVVAASATLQASGGLEVLLKGAEKMLRRNPKYVSILAPFTTCFLTILCGTGHVVYTMLPIIYDIAIKNNIRPERPMAASSISSQMGILASPVSVAVVALVAFLAKVPVDGHVIDFVQVLSITIPSTLAGVLLIGIFSWFRGKDLDDDPEFQKRIADPEQREIIYGESATLMGKTLSRDQWTAMWIFLGAIVIVACLGAFPSVRPLVDGKPLSMVLTIQMFMLLAGALMIVFTKTDPSTIGKTEVFRAGMIAVVAVFGIAWMADTVFDAHLAELKVVLTELVKTKPWTYAIALLLVSKLVNSQAAAISAMVPVGLAIGVPPGYIVAFAAASYGYYILPTYPSDLAAIQFDRSGTTRIGKYVINHSFILPGLIGVSTSCLVGYLLASAYGLI comes from the coding sequence ATGGACATTCTGCTGCAAGTCGCAGTCATTCTTATATGCCTGTTCTATGGCGCGCGTAAGGGTGGCGTCGCGCTCGGTCTGCTCGGCGGTATCGGCATCGTCATCATGACCTTTGTGTTCGGGCTCAAGCCCGGCAAGCCGCCGGTGGACGTGATGCTGACCATCATCGCCGTGGTGGCCGCCTCGGCCACGCTGCAAGCCTCGGGCGGGCTGGAAGTGCTGCTCAAGGGTGCTGAAAAAATGCTGCGCCGCAATCCCAAATACGTCTCGATCCTGGCACCGTTCACCACCTGCTTTTTGACTATTCTGTGCGGTACCGGCCACGTGGTCTACACCATGCTGCCCATCATTTACGACATTGCCATCAAGAACAACATACGGCCCGAGCGCCCGATGGCAGCATCATCCATCTCCAGCCAGATGGGTATCCTGGCCAGCCCGGTCTCGGTGGCGGTGGTGGCCTTGGTGGCCTTTCTGGCCAAAGTGCCGGTGGATGGGCATGTCATTGACTTCGTCCAGGTGCTGTCCATCACCATTCCCTCCACGCTGGCCGGCGTGTTGTTGATCGGCATCTTCAGCTGGTTCCGCGGCAAGGACCTGGACGATGACCCGGAATTCCAAAAGCGCATTGCCGACCCCGAGCAGCGCGAGATCATCTATGGCGAAAGCGCCACCTTGATGGGCAAAACCCTCTCCAGGGACCAGTGGACCGCCATGTGGATTTTCCTGGGCGCCATTGTCATCGTGGCCTGTCTGGGCGCCTTTCCATCCGTGCGACCGCTGGTAGACGGCAAGCCGCTGTCGATGGTGCTCACCATTCAGATGTTCATGCTGTTGGCCGGTGCCTTGATGATTGTCTTTACCAAGACCGACCCCTCCACCATTGGCAAGACCGAAGTGTTTCGCGCCGGCATGATTGCCGTGGTGGCCGTGTTTGGTATCGCCTGGATGGCCGACACCGTATTTGACGCGCATCTGGCAGAACTCAAGGTCGTGCTGACCGAGCTGGTTAAAACGAAACCCTGGACTTACGCCATCGCTTTGCTGCTGGTGTCCAAATTGGTCAACTCGCAAGCCGCTGCCATCAGCGCCATGGTGCCGGTCGGGCTCGCCATTGGCGTACCACCGGGCTACATCGTCGCTTTTGCCGCGGCCTCCTATGGTTACTACATCTTGCCGACCTACCCGAGTGATCTGGCCGCGATCCAGTTTGACCGCTCAGGCACCACCCGCATCGGCAAATATGTGATCAACCACAGCTTCATCTTGCCCGGACTGATCGGTGTATCCACCTCCTGCCTGGTGGGCTATTTGCTGGCCTCTGCCTATGGGTTGATCTGA
- the dbpA gene encoding ATP-dependent RNA helicase DbpA, with amino-acid sequence MSTTQTQAATATPSSSNKRFESLALNPATLANLQQLGYLEMTPIQAASLPAALAGKDLIAQAETGSGKTAAFALALLERLNPRRFAVQALVLCPTRELADQVTIEIRRLARATDNIKVVTLCGGVALRGQRASLEQGAHIVVGTPGRVMDHLAREYLNLEALNTLVLDEADRMLDMGFFDDMATVAKQCPKERQTLLFSATYPEGIEKLAQQFMREPLRVQVAAQQTESLIEQRFYEVTRANRFEAVALLLNHFRPISTLAFCNTKQQCKDLVTYLQAQGFSALALYGELEQRERDQVLAQFSNRSASVLVATDVASRGLDITQLEAVINVDITPDPEVHVHRIGRTGRAGESGLALSLASMNEMGSVGKIEQYQKRESVWHKLDELKPTGQGPLLPPMVTLQILGGRKEKIRPGDVLGALTADAGYSREQIGKIVVTEFTTFVAVQRDIALAAMQKLNAGKVKGKSVKVRLL; translated from the coding sequence ATGAGTACAACCCAAACCCAGGCAGCCACTGCCACCCCTTCTTCTTCCAACAAGCGCTTCGAATCCCTGGCCCTGAACCCGGCCACACTGGCCAACCTGCAGCAACTTGGCTACCTGGAGATGACGCCGATTCAGGCCGCCAGCCTGCCCGCCGCACTGGCGGGCAAGGACCTGATTGCGCAAGCCGAAACCGGCAGCGGCAAGACGGCGGCCTTTGCCCTGGCGCTGCTGGAGCGCCTGAACCCGCGCCGCTTTGCGGTGCAGGCGCTGGTGCTGTGCCCCACGCGCGAGCTGGCGGACCAGGTCACGATCGAGATTCGCCGCCTGGCGCGTGCGACCGACAACATCAAAGTCGTCACCCTGTGCGGCGGCGTGGCCTTGCGCGGCCAGCGCGCTTCTCTGGAGCAGGGCGCGCACATTGTGGTGGGTACGCCCGGGCGCGTGATGGACCACCTGGCGCGCGAGTATTTGAACCTGGAAGCGCTCAACACGCTGGTGCTCGACGAGGCCGACCGCATGCTCGACATGGGGTTTTTTGACGACATGGCCACCGTTGCCAAACAGTGCCCGAAAGAGCGGCAAACGCTGCTGTTTTCGGCCACCTACCCGGAAGGCATCGAGAAACTGGCCCAACAATTCATGCGCGAGCCGCTGAGAGTCCAGGTGGCCGCGCAGCAAACCGAAAGCCTGATCGAGCAACGCTTTTATGAGGTCACGCGGGCCAACCGGTTCGAAGCGGTGGCGTTGCTGCTGAACCACTTTCGACCCATCAGCACGCTGGCGTTCTGCAACACCAAGCAGCAGTGCAAAGACCTGGTGACTTACCTGCAAGCGCAGGGCTTCAGCGCGCTGGCGTTGTATGGCGAGCTGGAGCAGCGCGAGCGCGACCAGGTGCTGGCCCAATTTTCCAATCGCAGCGCCTCGGTGCTGGTGGCCACTGATGTGGCCTCGCGCGGCCTGGACATCACGCAACTCGAAGCCGTGATCAATGTGGACATCACACCTGACCCCGAAGTGCATGTGCACCGCATTGGCCGCACCGGGCGCGCCGGTGAGTCGGGCCTGGCATTAAGCCTGGCCAGCATGAATGAAATGGGCTCGGTCGGCAAGATCGAGCAGTATCAAAAGCGTGAATCGGTTTGGCACAAGCTCGATGAACTCAAACCTACCGGCCAGGGGCCGCTGCTGCCACCGATGGTGACCTTGCAGATTCTGGGTGGCCGCAAGGAAAAAATTCGTCCCGGCGACGTGCTGGGCGCACTGACCGCCGATGCGGGCTACAGCCGCGAGCAGATCGGCAAGATCGTTGTCACCGAATTCACCACCTTTGTGGCGGTGCAGCGTGACATTGCGCTGGCGGCGATGCAGAAGCTCAACGCGGGCAAGGTCAAGGGCAAAAGCGTGAAAGTACGGCTTTTGTAA
- a CDS encoding DEAD/DEAH box helicase — translation MPFSSLGLSPALLRAISDQAWSAPTPIQAVAMGPALQGRDLLASAQTGSGKTAAFALPLLQQFEAAVPQSPRRLRALILVPTRELSTQVGEEIRFLGQHLPRALKVSIVFGGVSINPQMLRLRGGADIVVATPGRLLDLIDHNALSLSGVATLVLDEADRLLDLGFAEELNRILALLPVQRQNLFFSATFPPAVQTLAQVLLRDPVRIEVAPEPQTQPDIEQRVIEVDAAQRTQLLRHLMAQHHWSRVLVFVATKHAAEMVADKLRKARINAEPFHGELSQGKRTQVLADFKASRLKVVVATDVAARGLDIAQLPVVVNFDLPRSALDYIHRIGRTGRAGEKGVALSFVSAATDAHWRLIEKRQGLSLPREQVPGFEPTAVSPATDSDATADLPATGGIKGQRPSKKDKLRAAAARIAAEK, via the coding sequence ATGCCATTTTCTTCACTCGGTTTGTCTCCTGCGTTGTTGCGCGCCATCAGCGACCAGGCCTGGTCTGCGCCGACGCCGATCCAGGCGGTGGCCATGGGGCCCGCGCTGCAAGGTCGTGACTTGCTGGCATCGGCGCAAACCGGCTCGGGCAAGACGGCGGCGTTCGCCTTGCCCCTGTTGCAACAATTCGAAGCCGCGGTGCCACAGAGCCCGCGGCGACTGCGCGCCCTGATTCTGGTGCCCACGCGCGAGCTCAGCACCCAGGTCGGGGAGGAGATTCGCTTCCTTGGGCAGCACCTGCCACGCGCGTTGAAGGTGTCCATCGTCTTTGGCGGCGTTTCGATCAATCCGCAGATGCTGCGCTTGCGCGGCGGTGCCGACATCGTGGTCGCGACGCCGGGGCGTTTGCTGGATCTGATTGATCACAATGCGCTCAGCTTAAGCGGTGTTGCCACGCTGGTGCTTGATGAAGCCGACCGTTTGCTCGATCTGGGCTTTGCCGAAGAGTTGAACCGCATCCTGGCCTTGCTGCCCGTGCAGCGGCAGAACCTGTTTTTCTCGGCGACTTTTCCGCCCGCGGTGCAGACGCTGGCGCAAGTGCTGCTGCGGGACCCGGTGCGCATCGAGGTCGCGCCCGAACCGCAAACCCAGCCCGATATTGAGCAGCGCGTGATTGAAGTGGATGCCGCCCAGCGCACTCAGTTGTTGCGCCATCTGATGGCGCAACACCACTGGAGCCGGGTGCTGGTGTTTGTCGCCACCAAACACGCCGCCGAGATGGTGGCCGACAAGCTGCGCAAGGCCCGCATCAACGCCGAACCGTTTCACGGCGAATTGAGCCAGGGCAAGCGCACACAAGTGCTGGCTGATTTCAAGGCGTCACGCCTGAAGGTGGTGGTGGCCACCGATGTGGCGGCGCGCGGCCTGGACATCGCGCAACTGCCGGTGGTGGTGAATTTTGATTTACCGCGCTCGGCGCTGGACTATATCCACCGCATCGGCCGCACCGGCCGCGCGGGCGAAAAGGGCGTGGCGCTGAGCTTTGTCAGCGCTGCCACCGATGCCCATTGGCGTTTGATTGAAAAGCGTCAGGGTTTGAGCCTGCCGCGCGAACAGGTGCCGGGGTTTGAACCAACGGCGGTTAGCCCTGCAACTGACAGTGACGCCACCGCCGATCTGCCCGCTACCGGCGGCATCAAGGGCCAACGCCCGAGCAAAAAAGACAAATTACGCGCCGCCGCCGCGCGCATCGCAGCGGAAAAATAA
- a CDS encoding MBL fold metallo-hydrolase — MPQPPTLPEHITIFERGWLSSNNILLLGGDTCALIDSGYVTHAPQTLALVQAALKGRALDVLVNTHLHSDHCGGNAALQSAYPALMTHIPPGQARFVSHWDPHALTYTPTGQSCPQFRFDALLLPGSELRLGDQLWQVHAAPGHDPHSVILFEPASRTLISADALWERGFGVVFPELEGLDAFDAVGKTIDLIESLAPKWVIPGHGSAFDGVEQSIAVARARLHSFVTQPAKHISYAAKVLLKFKLLEVQAIALDDFIAWACATPYFATIFRQHFPELDFAHGIEQLIGDLVKSGAASRNGVMVRNAG, encoded by the coding sequence ATGCCACAACCACCCACACTGCCCGAGCACATCACCATTTTCGAGCGCGGCTGGCTCTCGTCCAACAACATTTTGCTGCTTGGCGGCGACACCTGCGCGCTGATTGACAGCGGTTATGTCACCCATGCGCCGCAAACACTCGCGCTGGTGCAGGCGGCGCTGAAAGGTCGAGCGCTCGACGTGCTGGTCAACACCCACCTGCACAGCGACCACTGCGGCGGCAACGCAGCGCTGCAGAGCGCTTACCCGGCGCTCATGACCCATATCCCGCCCGGACAGGCCCGCTTCGTCAGCCACTGGGACCCGCACGCGCTCACCTACACGCCCACCGGGCAGAGTTGCCCACAGTTCCGCTTCGATGCGCTGCTGCTGCCGGGCAGCGAGCTCAGGCTCGGCGACCAGCTGTGGCAGGTGCACGCCGCACCGGGGCACGACCCGCACTCGGTGATTTTGTTTGAACCGGCCTCCCGGACCCTGATTTCAGCCGATGCCTTGTGGGAACGCGGCTTTGGCGTGGTGTTCCCGGAACTCGAAGGACTGGATGCGTTTGACGCCGTCGGCAAAACCATCGATCTGATTGAGTCGCTGGCGCCAAAATGGGTGATTCCGGGGCATGGCAGCGCCTTTGACGGTGTCGAACAATCCATTGCCGTGGCGCGCGCCCGCCTGCACAGCTTTGTCACGCAGCCGGCCAAACACATCAGCTACGCCGCCAAAGTGTTGCTGAAGTTCAAGCTGCTCGAAGTGCAAGCCATCGCGTTGGACGATTTCATCGCCTGGGCCTGCGCCACCCCCTATTTCGCAACGATCTTCAGGCAGCATTTCCCGGAGCTGGATTTCGCGCACGGGATCGAGCAACTGATTGGGGACTTGGTCAAGTCAGGCGCCGCATCGCGGAACGGCGTGATGGTTCGCAACGCCGGATGA